The genomic stretch GTCTCTGGCAAGGGTCCTGCTGGGGCCTGATTTATATAGCCGCGCTATGAATCCCGCCACATTCTCCATATCTCCTTCCCTCATACCCCTGTGGGTCAGCTCTGCGGTCCCGAGCCTCCCGCCCTCGTCAATGAAAATACCCACCCTCTCTCCCTGATGGCAGAGCTCCGCCGCTCTGTCCGGCCTGAGGTCCATAAGGAGCTGATGCGTCTTGGTGTAGCCCCGCCCGGAGAACTTCATCGGGACGCCGCGCTCCTCCAGCGCCTTTCCAAGGGCTTTCGCGTTTCTCACCACCCTCCTGCCGTAGCTTTTGTCCCTTAGAATTTCTTCGAGTGCTACGCCCAGAGCAGCGATTCTGTTCGGGTGTGGATTGTCCACCAGCCCTATCCCCCTCTCGATGTCGACATCGAGGAATGACCTCATTGCCGCGTCCAGCTCTTCCGAGTTTGTGAGAATCACGCCCCCCTGCGGACCGTACAAGGACTTGTGGGTGCTTCCAAAGAGCACATCCGCGCCCTCTTTCAAGGGGTCCTGGAACGCACCGGTTGCGATGAGGCCCAGGACGTGGGCACCGTCGTATGTAACACGCGTGGGAAGTCCCGCCCGGCGCACAGCCTTTCGCACCTCCTCCACAGGGTGGGGGAAGAAGATGAACGAGGAGCCGAGGAAGGCGAGCGCCGGCCTCTCCCTCTCAAGCAGGGCCGCGGCTCCCGCCGCATCCACCGCATAAGTACTTTCGTCCACAGGCAGAAACACTCTTTTCCTGTGGAACTTGTCGATGCCCAAAGGAAAACCCCCGTGGCTGAACGGGGGAATAGCCACCTTGTCGGCGGGGGCAGTGAATGTGTGGAGGACGGTCAGGTCGCATATCAGCCCGGATAAGGGAGTCACGAGTGCATGTCTTGCCCTGAATGCTCTGCATGCGAGCCTTTCAGTCTCCTCGATTATTTTCCTTATGTACTGAGTCCCCCCATACCAGCTCGAGTGGTACCTTCCACCCATGTCGCTGGTCATCACCGTCCTGACTAGGGGCGAGAGCCAGTTCTCGGACGGGATGAGGTTGAGGCCCTGATTGCGCATCTGCTCATGCTTTTTGACCAGCTTGAGAATTCTCGAATGGGGCATGGTGGTCACCTTCATTCTATCAAAACCAGACTGTACCAGTTCTGCGGCTCTCTCTCCTCCCTTAGGGTCTCTATAGGCAGTCCCTGTTTCCGAGCGGTCGCATAGACGTCGATTCCGAGCGCTTGCATCGCCGGTCGGGCCTTCCTCGGGTTCCTGCACGACTCCGGTAGGGCGCAGCCCTCGCAAAGCGCGCAGTCGCTCATTGAAAAAGCGAAGTAGTGGCCGTCCAAGAATGCCCGGCGCTCTATCTCGAAGGATATCTCCTGCGAAGTCTTCTTGTCCCGACAGTGAATCAGAAGAGCCCTCCTGTACCTCTTCATTATCATCGGGAATTCCCAGGGCTTTACCGCTCCCGGCGCGGAGGGGCAGGTCCAGTTCTTTCCCCAGTCCTTGCAGCCGAACATGCATTTGAGGTATGTCCTGGGGTCGAGGACGACCTCGGATGCGCGGATGGGGACGGCGTGGAGGGCGCCCATTTTCAGCGCGATGCTAACGTATTCACCTGCCCAGTGGCGACATCCGGCTTTAACCTCCGCTGTCGCCCTCTGCCTCATGGCCCACGACTCGGCTCCACTCGCGCCTCCCTTCCCCTTTCTTTTTACGCGCACCATCTATCTTCCCTCCTCCCTTTTTTCCCAGCCCGGGTGCCGCGTCCCTCCTGAATTTCATGACGGCGTAACTTTTCCTCGGATGGGGCTCCACGATAAAAAGCCTTCACTTCCAAAAGAATATTAAATTGGGAGGATGTGTGGGGGTCTCAGATGGACACTATCGAGCGTCTGAGGCGCTCACTCGAGGCCTCACCGGTGGTGAGAATGGGGGGGTATGAGTACTTCGTCCACCCCCTCGCGGATGGCGTTCCGGCCCTGGACCCCTCAGAGCTGGAGGCGGTGGCGATTCTAATGGCCGACATGATGGACCTGAGCTTCGACCGCCTCCTGACAGTCGAGGCCCTCGGAATACCTGTGGCCACCGCCATCTCCCTCATTCTAAAGGTCCCATTGACGGTGGTCCGGAAAAAGAAGTACGGCCTGCCCGGCGAGGTCTCGGTGCGCGCCAGCACAGGCTATGCGAGCCACGAGCTATACCTTAACGGCCTGAGGCGCGGGGAGAGGGTGGTCTTCGTGGACGATGTGCTCAGTACTGGCGGAACTCTCAGGGCCGTTGCCTCCGCCCTTCATCAGGTGGGCGCGGTGCTCTGCGGAGCATTTGTGGTGATTGATAAATCGTCGGACAAGAGCTCGCTCGAGAGGGAGCTTGGCGTCCGGATCGGGGCGTTGGTGAGGGTCCGGCTCGAGGGAGGGAGGGTGAGGACCGAGCGCCTACTCGATGCCCAGCAGGCCGGGAACGGGGTGAGGGGGGAAAGGGCGGTTAATCCAGATGTGGGTCGAAAAATGGGATAGTCAATTGTGGAAAAATACGAAGGGAAAAGAGGGTAAGGTGGGGTGGGAGATGATGGAGCCACAGAGGGGCACTGGAGGCGCTTGATGGCGGCCAGAAATGGAGGTCCGGGAGGAGAGGAGCAATTTATAGAGGCGCTGCAGCCGGGGCTGGAACGCGCTTGTGCCTTAATAAGAAAGAAGAAGGCACGGCTCATTGGAGTTCAGCTTCCAGACGGTCTCCGGGGGTATTTCAGGGAGCTCGCCGCGTTCATAGAGGCGAGGGCAGGGGCTGCGAGCGCCTTCTTGACAGAGCCCTGCTACGGGGCATGCATGGCTTACCTACCTACCTCCCTCGACTTCGTTCTACATATAGCGCACGACAGAATTTTAAGCCATCAACCCAGGATAATCTACATTCCGTACTGCCCGCGCCTTGATGTTAAAAAGTCTGTCATGGAGGCCTTACCAATGCTCAAGCGCCCCGTGGGCGTGGTTACAACAGCCACACACGCCCATCAGCTTGAGGAGGTCATGGGAGTGCTGCGGGGCGCAAGCCTTGACCCCCTCACGGCCAGAGGGAGAAGAACCCAGAGAAAGGGAGTGCTGTTGGGCTGCGACCTGAGCGCTGCCCGCGCAATAGCATCGCGGGTGGGCTCGTTCCTCT from Thermoplasmata archaeon encodes the following:
- the hpt gene encoding hypoxanthine/guanine phosphoribosyltransferase, with amino-acid sequence MDTIERLRRSLEASPVVRMGGYEYFVHPLADGVPALDPSELEAVAILMADMMDLSFDRLLTVEALGIPVATAISLILKVPLTVVRKKKYGLPGEVSVRASTGYASHELYLNGLRRGERVVFVDDVLSTGGTLRAVASALHQVGAVLCGAFVVIDKSSDKSSLERELGVRIGALVRVRLEGGRVRTERLLDAQQAGNGVRGERAVNPDVGRKMG
- the dph2 gene encoding diphthamide biosynthesis enzyme Dph2, producing the protein MGDDGATEGHWRRLMAARNGGPGGEEQFIEALQPGLERACALIRKKKARLIGVQLPDGLRGYFRELAAFIEARAGAASAFLTEPCYGACMAYLPTSLDFVLHIAHDRILSHQPRIIYIPYCPRLDVKKSVMEALPMLKRPVGVVTTATHAHQLEEVMGVLRGASLDPLTARGRRTQRKGVLLGCDLSAARAIASRVGSFLFVGSGSFHPVGVELATGKRVVCADPYEGVARTCEDVRDRILRIRHAAVEVARDAKVFGVFLGLFPGQARRTRALALKRLLEGSGREALILAAGRFDPESLSHLGIDAAVSTACPRIAIEDSARYPFPVLTPPELEIALGRRKWEDYALDETGPADRERSRRGTR
- a CDS encoding DUF2284 domain-containing protein — protein: MVRVKRKGKGGASGAESWAMRQRATAEVKAGCRHWAGEYVSIALKMGALHAVPIRASEVVLDPRTYLKCMFGCKDWGKNWTCPSAPGAVKPWEFPMIMKRYRRALLIHCRDKKTSQEISFEIERRAFLDGHYFAFSMSDCALCEGCALPESCRNPRKARPAMQALGIDVYATARKQGLPIETLREEREPQNWYSLVLIE